A DNA window from Fragaria vesca subsp. vesca linkage group LG3, FraVesHawaii_1.0, whole genome shotgun sequence contains the following coding sequences:
- the LOC101310099 gene encoding uncharacterized protein LOC101310099, which translates to MAATLSQRCWAAPGVKLNPTRNPKPKSLSLPLSANSTCTLFSFSPPFPKLSSSSVRTAVAAVESDQLSSSSTEKKPSKYYFVVANAKFMLDEEEHFQEQLFERLRLFKERNNEQDFWLVIEPKFLDKFPDITRRLGRPAVALVSTNGPWIT; encoded by the exons ATGGCAGCGACACTCTCTCAGCGATGCTGGGCTGCTCCCGGCGTCAAGCTCAACCCGACCCGAAACCCGAAACCCAAATCACTCTCTCTTCCCCTCTCAGCCAACTCCACCTGCACCCTCTTCTCCTTCTCTCCTCCCTTCCCCAAACTCTCCTCCTCCTCCGTCCGTACCGCCGTCGCCGCCGTCGAGTCCGACCAGCTCAGCAGCTCCTCTACCGAAAAG AAACCGAGCAAGTACTACTTTGTTGTGGCGAATGCCAAGTTCATGCTGGACGAGGAAGAGCATTTCCAGGAACAGCTGTTCGAGCGGCTTCGGTTGTTTAAGGAGAGGAACAATGAGCAGGACTTTTGGCTTGTGATCGAGCCTAAGTTTTTGGATAAGTTTCCCGACATTACTAGAAGACTAGGCAGGCCTGCTGTGGCTCTTGTCTCCACTAATGGCCCTTGGATTACGTAA
- the LOC101310678 gene encoding bis(5'-adenosyl)-triphosphatase-like has product MALESYTFGPYKKDSREVFYSTNLSYALVNLHPIVPVIPRREVKRFADLTVDETSDLWITAQKIGIRLESYHKATSLTFGIQDGPQAGQTVPHVHIHIFPRKDDALDEKEKKLKKKLDLEKERKDRSLEEMTREAEEYRKLFL; this is encoded by the exons ATGGCTTTGGAGTCGTATACATTTGGGCCGTACAAAAAAGACAGCAGGGAAGTATTTTACAGCACTAACCTATCGTATGCCTTGGTTAATCTGCACCCTATTGTTCCTG TCATCCCAAGGCGCGAAGTGAAGCGCTTTGCTGATCTCACTGTTGATGAGACCAGTGATCTTTGGATCACAGCACAAAAGATTGGCATACGGCTTGAGAGCTACCACAAAGCAACATCTCTAACATTTGGGATTCAA GATGGTCCCCAAGCAGGGCAGACTGTACCCCATGTTCATATCCATATCTTTCCACGCAAAGATGATGCA CTTGATGAGAAGGAGAAGAAATTAAAGAAGAAGCTTGACTTGGAAAAGGAGAGGAAGGATAGAAGCCTAGAGGAAATGACACGAGAAGCAGAGGAATACAGAAAGCTTTTCTTGTAG
- the LOC101310389 gene encoding cytochrome P450 734A1-like has translation MLMSLAVIGVVLLFLHLYNALVVRPKRLRSMITKQGISGPSPAFLLGNIMDIKKAYRPSSITKAATSEPLTYHNCAAVLFPFFEQWRKKYGEVFVFALGNTQILYVNKPEAVKEITTCTSWDLGKPSYQYKERRPLLGHGILTSNGASWAHQRKIIAPELYMQKVKGMINLITESTMSLVDSWNSKIEAQGGIADIKMDQCMKSFSGDIISRACFGSNYLKGEEIFQKLTDLQEAMARKLFLTGIPGLRHLPTKSNREAWALEKEAATLILQVVKERQTAGYEKDLLQMILEGAKNSDLSQEATDRFIVDNCKNIYLAGYETTAVTATWCLMLLASNQEWQERVRAEVLQVCEGRIPDADMLLKMKQLTMVIHESLRLYPPNTVVSREALKDLKFGDIRVPKGVNIWTNVVTLHTDPEIWGPDSYTFKPERFANGISGACKLPYLYMPFGIGPRICLGQNFAMVELKILIALILSNFSFSLSPKYIHKPSLKLVIEPEHGVDLLVKKL, from the exons ATGTTGATGTCTCTGGCTGTGATTGGAGTCGTATTGTTATTCCTACATCTTTATAATGCGCTTGTGGTGAGGCCGAAGAGGCTGCGATCCATGATTACCAAGCAAGGAATCAGTGGTCCGTCGCCGGCTTTTCTTCTGGGAAATATCATGGACATCAAGAAGGCCTATCGTCCGAGCAGCATTACTAAGGCTGCGACAAGCGAACCCTTAACTTACCACAACTGTGCTGCTGTTCTCTTCCCCTTCTTTGAGCAGTGGAGGAAGAAATATG GTGAAGTGTTTGTGTTTGCACTCGGCAACACGCAGATTCTATATGTGAACAAACCCGAGGCAGTGAAAGAGATTACAACATGCACATCCTGGGACTTGGGGAAGCCTAGTTATCAATACAAAGAGCGCCGTCCCTTACTTGGCCATGGTATTCTAACCTCCAATGGTGCCTCTTGGGCTCATCAGAGAAAAATCATTGCTCCTGAACTATACATGCAGAAAGTTAAG GGAATGATCAACTTAATCACAGAGTCTACAATGAGTCTGGTAGACTCTTGGAACAGTAAGATTGAGGCACAGGGAGGAATTGCAGACATAAAAATGGACCAGTGTATGAAAAGTTTCTCTGGTGATATTATCTCAAGGGCTTGTTTTGGAAGCAACTATCTAAAAGGCGAAGAGATATTTCAGAAACTAACAGATCTCCAGGAGGCCATGGCCAGGAAACTTTTCTTGACCGGAATACCTGGATTGAG ACACCTTCCAACAAAGAGCAATAGGGAAGCTTGGGCATTAGAGAAGGAGGCTGCAACTTTGATACTACAGGTAGTGAAGGAGAGACAGACTGCAGGATATGAGAAAGACCTGTTGCAAATGATTCTGGAGGGTGCTAAAAACAGTGACCTTAGCCAAGAGGCAACAGACCGTTTCATTGTGGATAACTGCAAAAACATTTACTTGGCTGGATATGAAACCACAGCAGTTACTGCCACATGGTGCCTCATGTTGTTGGCTTCGAATCAAGAATGGCAAGAACGTGTCAGAGCCGAGGTACTTCAAGTTTGCGAGGGTCGAATTCCAGATGCTGATATGCTCCTTAAGATGAAACAG CTAACAATGGTAATTCATGAATCGTTGCGCCTTTATCCCCCAAACACTGTGGTGTCAAGGGAGGCTCTTAAGGACTTGAAATTTGGAGACATTCGTGTGCCAAAGGGTGTTAATATTTGGACAAATGTAGTAACCCTGCACACTGATCCTGAAATATGGGGACCGGATTCCTACACGTTCAAACCGGAGCGATTCGCCAATGGGATCTCTGGTGCCTGCAAACTTCCTTACTTGTACATGCCGTTTGGGATTGGACCACGAATATGTCTTGGACAGAATTTTGCAATGGTTGAACTCAAGATTCTGATAGCTCTCATACTCTCCAACTTCTCCTTCTCACTATCTCCCAAGTACATCCACAAGCCTTCTCTTAAGTTGGTTATTGAACCAGAACACGGAGTTGATCTCTTGGTGAAGAAGCTGTGA
- the LOC101309236 gene encoding uncharacterized protein LOC101309236, whose amino-acid sequence MLMFDAALQIQDLEDEDSQWGGSSEGCSYTARNREIMDQLLKALYFTNPCRMMHDVANYDPYFVQRRDATGRVGLSTEQKLTCAMRQLAYGVTADFFDDYMDIAESTAIEILEHFTRAIWNVYHEHYLRRPTPTDLRRLLDKTTERGFSGMIGSLDCMHWQWKNCPTGWGGQYTGYKGKPTIILEAVASYDTWIWHAFFGLPGSLNDINVLGQSLLFNDVSRGETPQDVADKTFHKDAINKHTEKMWRELLVFFKLQARWAIIRGPARGWSKENLQFIMMTCIILHNMIVEDEHDEDAAEPFDPNDIPTIPKKAHIYDRIPDQDTSVHRNPNRLNQFMCRYREVRCPVMNKNLQDDLVDHLWSMKLQADENDQ is encoded by the exons ATGTTGATGTTTGATGCTGCCTTGCAAATCCAAGATCTGGAAGATGAGGATTCACAATGGGGTGGTTCTTCAGAAGGTTGTTCGTATACTGCCAGAAACAGAGAGATCATGGATCAACTTCTGAAAGCTCTATACTTCACGAATCCATGCAG GATGATGCACGATGTGGCCAACTACGATCCATACTTTGTTCAAAGAAGAGATGCGACTGGGAGAGTCGGCCTATCCACTGAACAAAAGCTTACATGCGCCATGAGACAACTTGCATATGGGGTCACAGCCGACTTCTTTGATGATTACATGGATATTGCAGAATCCACTGCCATCGAGATTTTAGAACACTTCACCAGAGCAATATGGAATGTGTACCATGAGCATTACCTCCGCCGACCAACACCGACAGATCTGCGACGGCTTCTCGACAAGACAACAGAAAGAGGATTTTCGGGAATGATTGGGAGTCTCGATTGTATGCACTGGCAGTGGAAAAATTGTCCCACTGGATGGGGAGGGCAGTATACTGGCTATAAGGGGAAACCAACAATCATCTTGGAGGCAGTGGCATCCTATGATACTTGGATTTGGCACGCCTTCTTCGGCCTTCCAGGTTCCCTAAATGATATTAATGTCCTTGGACAGTCACTTTTGTTTAATGATGTGTCTCGTGGTGAAACTCCTCAG GATGTCGCAGACAAAACATTTCACAAGGATGCCATCAACAAGCATACAGAAAAGATGTGGAGAGAGCTTTTGGTATTCTTCAAGCTTCAAGCTCGTTGGGCAATCATAAGAGGGCCAGCTCGTGGATGGAGCAAGGAGAATCTTCAGTTCATCATGATGACGTGCATTATCTTGCATAATATGATTGTTGAAGATGAGCATGATGAAGATGCAGCTGAGCCATTTGATCCAAATGACATTCCCACCATACCAAAAAAGGCACATATATATGACAGAATCCCTGATCAAGACACCTCTGTTCATCGCAATCCGAACCGGCTAAATCAATTCATGTGTCGCTATAGGGAGGTAAGATGTCCAGTGATGAATAAAAACCTCCAAGATGATCTAGTTGATCACCTGTGGAGCATGAAGCTGCAAGCTGATGAGAATGACCAGTGA
- the LOC101310105 gene encoding Werner syndrome ATP-dependent helicase homolog, whose protein sequence is MQSTQAILKQYFGFSSFRPYQEEVIEKIIAGRDSLIVMATGSGKSLCYQVPPLVVGKTGVVVSPLISLMQDQVMSLKQRGIRAEYMGSSQTDSTVQSRAESGQFDILYMTPEKACVIPVSFWSKLLRAGICLFAVDEAHCISEWGHDFRVEYKQLDKLRGILVGVPFIGLTATATEKVRMDIVNSLKLENPYVKIGSFDRGNLFYGVKLFNRTQSFVHDLVQEVSKFVRTDGSTIIYCTTIKDVDQVFNSLKEVGIKAGIYHGQMDNKARAESHRLFIRDELDVMVATIAFGMGIDKPNIRQVIHYGCPKSLESYYQESGRCGRDGMASVCWLYYTRSDFAKADFYAGECQTESQRRAVVESLMAAQQYCLSTTCRRKFLLGHFGEIFPSDRCGNCDNCISSKERDMSREAFLLMACIQSCRGKWGLNMPVDILRGSRAKKILDAQYDKLPLHGLGKDYSANWWKALAYQLISSGYLMEMVSDIYRTVSVSRKGEQFLSSAGPDHQPPLVLPVTSEMVDDEDNKSTSGEVGEIKGLSTLECEGFSEAEKQLYHSLLEERRKLARSLGTAPYAICGDQAIKKIALTRPSTRARLANIDGVNQHLVVAHGNHFLQIIRHLSQGLNLSLDGEAPVETAVTKKVYPVPNHHQRKLTPAKFEAWRMWHEDGLSIQKIANFPGRAAPIKEQTVQEYLMEAAQEGFAIDWVRLRNEVGLTQKIMSDIQCAISKVGSREKLKPIKDELPEDVSYAHIKTFLTMEKCGISLDGTPPNYHNAGKADQLVNKETEMSPSSIHTSPMEEPHEVKTSGRDSDAYSLDKNTEAASLPFNGEQGLKLPEVHFEDLLSKKRQKLGSPKEESKTTLKATEKSILDWLNTKKGVTLSEILEHFNGSEKESVIELLTSLESEFEIYRKNNMYLVL, encoded by the exons ATGCAGTCTACGCAGGCCATTCTCAAG CAATATTTTGGGTTCTCTTCATTTCGGCCATACCAGGAGGAAGTGATTGAGAAAATCATAGCTGGAAGGGACTCTTTGATTGTCATGGCCACTGGAAGTGGCAAGTCTTTGTG TTATCAAGTGCCTCCTTTGGTTGTTGGGAAGACTGGTGTGGTTGTCAGCCCTCTTATATCCTTAATGCAAGATCAG GTGATGTCTTTGAAACAAAGAGGGATCAGAGCTGAATATATGGGTAGTAGTCAAACTGATAGCACTGTCCAGAGCCGAGCCGAGAGTGGTCAGTTTGATATCTTGTACATGACCCCTGAAAAGGCATGTGTGATTCCTGTCAG CTTCTGGTCAAAATTACTAAGGGCTGGGATCTGCTTGTTTGCTGTTGATGAAGCACACTGCATATCAGAATGGGGCCATGATTTCAG GGTAGAATACAAGCAATTGGACAAATTACGTGGCATTCTTGTTGGTGTGCCGTTTATTGGCTTAACCGCAACTGCTACTGAAAA GGTTCGAATGGACATTGTTAATTCCTTGAAGTTGGAAAACCCATATGTCAAAATAGGCTCATTTGATCGTGGAAATCTGTTCTATGGTGTCAAGTTATTCAATCGGACTCAATCATTTGTTCATGACCTGGTTCAAGAAGTTTCCAAATTTGTACGCACAGATGGTTCAACTATAATTTACTGCACGACAATTAAAGACGTTGATCAG GTATTCAATTCCCTGAAGGAGGTGGGCATTAAGGCTGGAATCTACCATGGTCAAATGGATAATAAAGCTCGTGCAGAATCCCATAG ATTATTCATAAGAGATGAACTTGATGTCATGGTTGCTACTATTGCTTTTGGCATGGGTATTGATAAGCCAAACATAAGACAAGTAATCCACTATGGCTGCCCAAAGAGTTTGGAATCTTATTACCAGGAAAGTGGACGATGTGGTAGAGATGGTATGGCTTCTGTCTGCTGGCTCTATTACACAAGAAGCGACTTCGCTAAAGCTGACTTTTATGCTGGAGAGTGTCAAACA GAAAGTCAACGAAGAGCTGTTGTAGAGTCATTGATGGCAGCACAACAATATTGCTTATCAACAACTTGCAGAAGGAAGTTCTTGCTTGGTCACTTTGGGGAAATCTTTCCATCTGATAGATGTG GTAATTGTGATAATTGTATTTCCTCAAAGGAGAGGGACATGTCTAGAGAAGCATTTCTTCTAATGGCTTGCATTCAATCATGTCGGGGTAAATGGGGTCTGAATATGCCTGTAGATATTCTTCGTGGCTCTAGG GCCAAAAAGATTCTTGATGCCCAATATGACAAGCTTCCGCTGCATGGACTTGGGAAAGACTATTCAGCAAATTGGTGGAAAGCACTCGCTTACCAATTAATCTCTTCTG GTTATTTGATGGAGATGGTATCTGATATATACAGAACTGTAAG CGTCAGTCGGAAAGGGGAGCAATTTCTAAGTTCTGCTGGACCTGATCATCAACCGCCTCTGGTGTTGCCAGTGACCAGTGAAATGGTAGATGATGAGGACAATAAAAGTACATCAGGTGAAGTCGGAGAAATTAAAGGTTTGTCTACTTTGGAATGCGAAGGATTTTCAGAG GCTGAGAAGCAACTGTATCATTCACTTCTTGAAGAGAGAAGGAAGCTTGCAAGAAGCCTAGGAACTGCACC ATATGCCATTTGTGGTGATCAAGCCATCAAAAAAATTGCTTTAACAAGACCATCAACCAGAGCAAGGTTAGCTAACATCGATGGCGTTAACCAG CACCTTGTAGTGGCACACGGTAATCATTTTCTCCAGATCATTCGGCATCTATCACAAGGACTAAATCTTTCGTTGGATGGAGAGGCACCTGTAGAAACTGCTGTTACGAAAAAAGTATATCCAGTACCTAACCACCATCAGAGAAAGTTAACACCGGCAAAGTTTGAAGCTTGGAGAATGTGGCATGAAGATGGCCTCTCAATTCAGAAAATTGCT AATTTCCCTGGTAGAGCTGCTCCTATTAAAGAGCAGACTGTTCAAGAATATCTGATGGAAGCTGCTCAAGAAGGATTTGCAATTGATTGGGTCAGATTACGCAATGAGGTTGGACTAACACAAAAAATTATGTCAGATATTCAGTGTGCCATTTCAAAGGTTGGCTCTAGAGAAAAGTTAAAGCCTATCAAAGACGAATTACCAGAAGAT GTAAGTTATGCACACATCAAGACTTTCTTGACAATGGAAAAGTGTGGGATCTCGCTGGATGGGACTCCACCTAATTACCACAATGCAGGAAAAGCCGATCAACTTGTCAACAAGGAAACTGAAATGTCACCGAGTTCTATTCATACATCCCCCATGGAAGAACCTCATGAAGTGAAAACCTCAGGCCGAGATTCAGATGCTTACAGTTTGGATAAAAATACAGAAGCAGCTTCCCTTCCCTTCAATGGAGAACAAGGTTTAAAGCTACCTGAAGTACATTTTGAGGACTTGCTCTCAAAGAAACGTCAAAAGCTTGGTAGTCCCAAGGAGGAAAGTAAAACTACACTGAAGGCAACCGAGAAATCCATATTGGACTGGCTTAATACCAAAAAAGGA GTTACTCTCTCCGAGATTTTGGAGCACTTCAATGGATCTGAAAAAGAATCTGTCATTGAACTCCTCACTAGCCTTGAAAGTGAATTTGAGATATACAGAAAGAACAATATGTATTTGGTTCTGTAA
- the LOC101309815 gene encoding FH protein interacting protein FIP2-like, whose protein sequence is MFSTGNHDALCKDEEGYVFIDRDGEYFTYILNYMRDGDVPTLQDSSEYSQLLKEAHYFELEGLAGGIDLLLNNKKKELGANLSASFFYHVDAVSTNATLKTPKFDKANLQGANFNNANMVKSCSFDGANLQGANFNYVKLGSCSFVDANLEGASAVGVECDEGIPFSGCRSPPLH, encoded by the exons ATGTTTAGTACTGGAAATCATGATGCCCTGTGTAAAGATGAAGAAGGATACGTTTTTATTGACAGAGATGGTGAATATTTTACTTACATTCTCAATTACATGAGAGATGGCGATGTTCCTACATTACAAGATTCTTCTGAGTATTCCCAACTTCTAAAGGAGGCACATTACTTTGAGCTTGAAGGACTTGCAGGTGGAATTGATCTCTTGTTGAACAATAAGAAGAAAGAGTTGG GCGCAAATCTTTCAGCCTCATTCTTTTACCATGTCGATGCTGTAAGTACTAATGCCACGTTGAAAACACCTAAGTTTGATAAGGCAAATCTTCAAGGCGCTAACTTCAACAATGCTAATATGGTGAAATCCTGTTCGTTTGATGGGGCAAATCTTCAAGGGGCTAACTTTAACTATGTGAAGTTGGGAAGTTGTTCGTTTGTTGATGCAAATCTCGAAGGAGCTTCTGCAGTGGGTGTTGAGTGTGACGAGGGCATACCCTTTTCAGGCTGTAGATCTCCACCTCTTCACTGA
- the LOC101309526 gene encoding uncharacterized mitochondrial protein AtMg00810-like, whose amino-acid sequence MLQDDILITENNIESTNALKQFLHTRFRIRDLGDLKFFLGIEIAHSKKGIYISQRKYALDIIKDTGYLGAKSVEFPMEECKQLSNKGELLKDAAAYRRLVGRLIYLTISLD is encoded by the coding sequence ATGTTACAGGATGATATATTGATCACTGAAAACAACATTGAGTCCACTAATGCTTTGAAGCAGTTTCTTCATACTCGTTTTCGTATCAGAGATCTCGGTGATTTGAAGTTTTTCCTAGGCATTGAAATAGCTCATTCCAAGAAAGGGATTTACATATCCCAACGTAAGTATGCATTGGATATTATAAAAGACACTGGTTATTTGGGTGCTAAGTCGGTTGAATTTCCTATGGAAGAATGCAAGCAGCTTTCAAATAAGGGAGAATTGCTTAAAGACGCTGCTGCATATCGTCGTCTAGTGGGTCGATTGATTTATCTGACTATATCACTAGACTAG
- the LOC101309808 gene encoding reticulon-like protein B5-like, producing MLDPVDVDIADSDFLKNQCDGYESSDSEIDSYCMAYAVKNRLFGRQKPLHVVLGGGLCADIILWRNKQISVYVCMAATTTWILFEKLGYHFLTFVCHATMILMVTLFLWSNLASYINIFLRTASDIPEITVPKDLFMSTAVCLTSAYNCVLRTFGHVAFGKDTRAFLSAVAVLWVLSIVGRWYSFLSFLYGAFWISMTVPLLYECLEDTVDSFAEKAQIEIKKQYAVLDEMVLQNLKKKVMSYKSS from the exons ATGCTAGATCCTGTGGATGTGGATATTGCTGATTCTGATTTCCTGAAAAACCAATGTGATGGTTATGAATCTTCAGACTCTGAGATTGATAGTTATTGCATGGCTTACGCTGTTAAGAATCGATTGTTTGGTCGCCAGAAGCCTCTTCATGTTGTCCTCGGCGGCGGATTAT GTGCTGATATAATACTTTGGAGAAATAAGCAGATCTCAGTCTATGTTTGTATGGCTGCAACAACAACATGGATTCTATTTGAGAAGCTTGGTTATCATTTTCTTACATTTGTTTGCCATGCTACAATGATTTTGATGGTAACACTATTCCTTTGGTCCAATCTAGCCTCCTACATCAATAT TTTCCTCAGGACGGCATCGGATATCCCGGAAATTACAGTCCCAAAAGACCTGTTTATGAGCACTGCTGTTTGCTTAACGAGTGCATATAATTGTGTATTGAGAACATTTGGGCATGTAGCTTTTGGAAAAGATACTAGAGCTTTCCTCTCG GCGGTTGCAGTCTTGTGGGTTCTCTCTATTGTTGGAAGATGGTACAGTTTCTTGAGTTTCCTTTACGGAG CGTTTTGGATATCTATGACAGTCCCACTGCTCTATGAGTGTCTTGAGGATACTGTGGACAGCTTTGCAGAGAAAGCACAGATTGAGATAAAGAAGCAGTATGCAGTGTTGGACGAAATGGTTCTCCAAAATCTCAAGAAGAAAGTAATGTCTTACAAGAGTA GCTAA